From a single Solenopsis invicta isolate M01_SB chromosome 4, UNIL_Sinv_3.0, whole genome shotgun sequence genomic region:
- the LOC105194901 gene encoding 1-phosphatidylinositol 4,5-bisphosphate phosphodiesterase isoform X2, producing the protein MTKKFEFNWQIEVPEALRAGCVFDRWTEEKDNTEIELNCMFKVDEYGFFIYWQSEGKDGDVIELCQVSDTRAGGVPKDPKLLDKLLNKHGEQLEDKSLTICSGVDYTNINYQHVVCPDPATAKVWLEGVRSITHNVKANNVCPLTCLKKHWMRLRMLVDPNGKVPVKVVARTFASGKTEKLVYQCLSELGLPSGKNDVIEPDDFTFEAFYALYHKICPRNDIEELFQSITQGKADTINLEQLITFLNEKQRDPTLNEILYPFYDEKRALEIINDYEQNEVARNEKTMTKDGFIRYLMSDENAPVFLDRLDVYMDMDQPLAHYYINSSHNTYLSGRQIGGRSSVEMYRQVLLAGCRCVELDCWDGKGEDDEPIITHGKAMCTDILFKDVIYAVRDTAFVTSEYPLILSFENHCSIKQQYKLAKYCDEILGDLLLKEPLKDYPLEPGVPLPPPSLLKRKILIKNKRLKPEVEKKELELFLEGQFVVEDEVKEDATAPPSVAAAVEQQPEELPEAITPSGIQQQTSGTGSVLGESIELATVQNYVGSTTNVHPWLSSMVNYAQPIKMVSFDEAEETNLCYNMSSFSETTGMSYLKTSAIEFVNYNKRQMSRIYPKGTRADSSNYMPQVFWNAGCQMVSLNFQTADLPMQLNQGKFEYNGSSGYLLKPDFMRRADRSFDPFAESPVDGVIATQCSVQVIAGQFLSDKKVGTYVEVEMYGLPTDTIRKEFRTRVVPANGLNPVYNEEPFLFRKVVLPDLAALRFAVYDESNNKLLGQRIVPLDGLQAGYRHIALRTEANFPMSLPMLFCNIDIKIYVPDGFEEFMDALTAPRAFRKSESMSQNKMRGLGIEESDSKNNTDNKNNVSHHQEAAKPREEMKFDPITLETLRQEKGYQKVLRKQQKELESLKKRHHKEKLAVQKQHCVAIEKIFKGKNKAELSRDPIVRRAVSEQTTQWSRLADRQRREERDLVRGHLEERRTQLCKLCMAAQLAQQKQQAARHDREMKEMTGRQARLSVESAREVMNDKTLKTRGIKEGRLREKQQNNTKKFMEERRIAQMIQNREKEKLKVIHEKQLEELQKDVNAILDMYKNEDMDYEPAKMLAEFYV; encoded by the exons ATGACGAAAAAGTTCGAGTTCAACTGGCAGATCGAGGTGCCGGAAGCACTCCGCGCCGGCTGCGTCTTCGATCGTTGGACGGAGGAGAAGGATAACACTGAAATCGAGCTGAATTGCATGTTCAAAGTCGACGAGTATGGTTTCTTTATCTATTGGCAGAGCGAGGGGAAG GACGGCGATGTTATTGAGTTGTGTCAAGTGAGTGACACCAGAGCCGGAGGCGTTCCTAAG GATCCCAAGTTACTCGACAAGCTACTCAACAAACATGGCGAGCAGTTAGAAGATAAAAGTCTGACCATCTGTTCTGGCGTCGATTACACCAACATCAACTATCAGCACGTCGTATGTCCGGATCCTGCCACAGCCAAG GTATGGTTGGAGGGCGTTCGATCGATTACGCACAACGTCAAAGCGAATAACGTTTGCCCGCTTACATGTCTGAAGAAACA tTGGATGCGACTCAGAATGCTGGTAGATCCCAATGGAAAAGTTCCAGTGAAAGTGGTCGCGAGAACTTTCGCGTCCGGCAAAACTGAAAAGCTCGTTTACCAATGTCTCTCTGAGTTAGGCCTACCTAGCGGAAAG AATGACGTGATAGAACCCGACGACTTCACCTTCGAAGCATTCTACGCGCTTTATCACAAGATATGTCCGAGGAACGACATAGAAGAATTATTTCAATCGAT AACGCAGGGTAAGGCCGACACAATTAACCTGGAGCAATTGATCACCTTCCTTAACGAAAAGCAAAGGGATCCGACCCTCAACGAAATCCTTTATCCATTCTATGATGAGAAACGTGCGCTTGAGATCATCAATGATTACGAGCAGAATGAAGTTGCCCGTAATGAAA AAACAATGACGAAGGACGGCTTCATAAGGTACCTGATGTCCGACGAGAACGCGCCAGTTTTTCTCGACAGACTAGACGTTTACATGGACATGGACCAACCTCTCGCGCATTATTACATCAATTCGAGCCACAACACTTATCTGAGCGGACGTCAAATCGGCGGCAGGAGCAGCGTCGAGATGTATAGACAAGTTTTACTGGCTGGATGCAG GTGTGTCGAATTGGACTGCTGGGATGGCAAAGGGGAAGACGATGAGCCGATAATCACTCACGGCAAAGCCATGTGCACCGACATTCTATTCAAGGACGTCATATACGCAGTCAGAGACACGGCCTTCGTTACATCGGAATACCCACTGATTCTCAGCTTCGAAAATCATTGTAGCATTAAGCAGCAATACAAACTGGCCAAATACTGTGATGAAATCCTGGGTGATCTGTTGTTAAAGGAACCCCTGAAAGATTATCCT TTGGAGCCAGGAGTACCGCTGCCACCGCCCAGTTTGCTGAAACGCAAGATTCTTATTAAGAACAAGCGCCTAAAGCCCGAAGTCGAGAAGAAGGAATTAGAACTCTTCCTGGAAGGCCAATTCGTGGTCGAGGACGAAGTCAAGGAAGACGCCACCGCGCCGCCGTCGGTCGCCGCTGCTGTGGAACAGCAACCG GAGGAACTTCCTGAAGCCATAACGCCGTCGGGTATTCAACAGCAGACGTCTGGCACTGGTTCGGTCCTTGGAGAAAGTATAGAGTTGGCAACGGTTCAGAATTATGTTGGAAGCACTACTAACGTGCATCCATGGCTGTCCTCCATGGTCAATTACGCGCAACCAATAAAGATGGTCAGTTTTGACGAAGCCGAAG AGACGAACCTTTGTTACAATATGTCTTCCTTCTCGGAAACGACTGGCATGAGCTATTTGAAAACCTCTGCCATTGAATTCGTGAATTATAACAAGCGGCAGATGAGCCGGATTTATCCGAAAGGTACACGAGCCGACTCTTCCAACTATATGCCGCAG GTCTTCTGGAACGCTGGCTGCCAAATGGTGTCGCTGAACTTTCAAACCGCGGATCTGCCCATGCAATTGAATCAAGGCAAGTTCGAGTACAACGGATCTTCGGGCTATTTATTGAAGCCGGATTTCATGAGACGCGCTGATAGGAGTTTCGATCCTTTCGCCGAGAGCCCGGTGGATGGAGTGATCGCTACACAGTGCAGCGTTcag GTAATAGCTGGTCAGTTTTTATCCGACAAGAAAGTCGGAACGTACGTTGAAGTCGAAATGTATGGCCTACCAACCGACACAATACGCAAGGAATTTCGCACAAGAGTAGTCCCCGCCAACGGTTTGAACCCCGTTTACAATGAAGAGCCCTTCCTCTTCAGGAAAGTCGTCCTACCGGATTTGGCCGCCCTGAGATTTGCGGTATACGATGAATCAAACAACAAACTGTTGGGACAGAGAATTGTTCCTCTAGACGGTTTGCAGGCCGGATATCGGCACATCGCATTACGAACCGAGGCTAATTTTCCTATGTCTCTGCCTATGCTGTTTTGtaacattgatataaaaatttatgtgccAGATGGTTTTGAAG AATTTATGGATGCCTTGACGGCACCGAGAGCATTCAGGAAATCGGAAAGCATGTCGCAAAATAAAATGCGGGGTCTGGGAATCGAAGAGAGCGATAGCAAAAACAATACGGACAACAAAAACAACGTATCTCATCATCAAGAGGCAGCGAAGCCAAGAG AAGAAATGAAGTTCGATCCAATCACTCTGGAGACTCTGAGACAAGAAAAGGGTTATCAAAAAGTATTACGGAAACAGCAAAAAGAATTGGAGTCTTTGAAAAAGAGGCATCACAAGGAAAAACTGGCTGTCCAGAAGCAGCATTGCGTTGCAATAGAGAagatttttaaaggaaaaaa taAAGCGGAACTTTCGAGGGATCCGATCGTTCGTCGCGCCGTTTCCGAGCAGACGACCCAGTGGTCGCGTCTCGCCGACAGGCAGCGCCGGGAAGAACGCGATCTTGTCCGCGGGCATCTGGAAGAACGGCGAACGCAGCTGTGCAAATTGTGCATGGCCGCGCAGCTGGCGCAACAGAAACAGCAGGCCGCGCGTCACGACCGCGAGATGAAAGAGATGACCGGGCGGCAGGCGAGATTGTCAGTGGAAAGCGCGCGAGAA
- the LOC105194901 gene encoding 1-phosphatidylinositol 4,5-bisphosphate phosphodiesterase isoform X1, with protein MTKKFEFNWQIEVPEALRAGCVFDRWTEEKDNTEIELNCMFKVDEYGFFIYWQSEGKDGDVIELCQVSDTRAGGVPKDPKLLDKLLNKHGEQLEDKSLTICSGVDYTNINYQHVVCPDPATAKVWLEGVRSITHNVKANNVCPLTCLKKHWMRLRMLVDPNGKVPVKVVARTFASGKTEKLVYQCLSELGLPSGKNDVIEPDDFTFEAFYALYHKICPRNDIEELFQSITQGKADTINLEQLITFLNEKQRDPTLNEILYPFYDEKRALEIINDYEQNEVARNEKTMTKDGFIRYLMSDENAPVFLDRLDVYMDMDQPLAHYYINSSHNTYLSGRQIGGRSSVEMYRQVLLAGCRCVELDCWDGKGEDDEPIITHGKAMCTDILFKDVIYAVRDTAFVTSEYPLILSFENHCSIKQQYKLAKYCDEILGDLLLKEPLKDYPLEPGVPLPPPSLLKRKILIKNKRLKPEVEKKELELFLEGQFVVEDEVKEDATAPPSVAAAVEQQPVKEELPEAITPSGIQQQTSGTGSVLGESIELATVQNYVGSTTNVHPWLSSMVNYAQPIKMVSFDEAEETNLCYNMSSFSETTGMSYLKTSAIEFVNYNKRQMSRIYPKGTRADSSNYMPQVFWNAGCQMVSLNFQTADLPMQLNQGKFEYNGSSGYLLKPDFMRRADRSFDPFAESPVDGVIATQCSVQVIAGQFLSDKKVGTYVEVEMYGLPTDTIRKEFRTRVVPANGLNPVYNEEPFLFRKVVLPDLAALRFAVYDESNNKLLGQRIVPLDGLQAGYRHIALRTEANFPMSLPMLFCNIDIKIYVPDGFEEFMDALTAPRAFRKSESMSQNKMRGLGIEESDSKNNTDNKNNVSHHQEAAKPREEMKFDPITLETLRQEKGYQKVLRKQQKELESLKKRHHKEKLAVQKQHCVAIEKIFKGKNKAELSRDPIVRRAVSEQTTQWSRLADRQRREERDLVRGHLEERRTQLCKLCMAAQLAQQKQQAARHDREMKEMTGRQARLSVESAREVMNDKTLKTRGIKEGRLREKQQNNTKKFMEERRIAQMIQNREKEKLKVIHEKQLEELQKDVNAILDMYKNEDMDYEPAKMLAEFYV; from the exons ATGACGAAAAAGTTCGAGTTCAACTGGCAGATCGAGGTGCCGGAAGCACTCCGCGCCGGCTGCGTCTTCGATCGTTGGACGGAGGAGAAGGATAACACTGAAATCGAGCTGAATTGCATGTTCAAAGTCGACGAGTATGGTTTCTTTATCTATTGGCAGAGCGAGGGGAAG GACGGCGATGTTATTGAGTTGTGTCAAGTGAGTGACACCAGAGCCGGAGGCGTTCCTAAG GATCCCAAGTTACTCGACAAGCTACTCAACAAACATGGCGAGCAGTTAGAAGATAAAAGTCTGACCATCTGTTCTGGCGTCGATTACACCAACATCAACTATCAGCACGTCGTATGTCCGGATCCTGCCACAGCCAAG GTATGGTTGGAGGGCGTTCGATCGATTACGCACAACGTCAAAGCGAATAACGTTTGCCCGCTTACATGTCTGAAGAAACA tTGGATGCGACTCAGAATGCTGGTAGATCCCAATGGAAAAGTTCCAGTGAAAGTGGTCGCGAGAACTTTCGCGTCCGGCAAAACTGAAAAGCTCGTTTACCAATGTCTCTCTGAGTTAGGCCTACCTAGCGGAAAG AATGACGTGATAGAACCCGACGACTTCACCTTCGAAGCATTCTACGCGCTTTATCACAAGATATGTCCGAGGAACGACATAGAAGAATTATTTCAATCGAT AACGCAGGGTAAGGCCGACACAATTAACCTGGAGCAATTGATCACCTTCCTTAACGAAAAGCAAAGGGATCCGACCCTCAACGAAATCCTTTATCCATTCTATGATGAGAAACGTGCGCTTGAGATCATCAATGATTACGAGCAGAATGAAGTTGCCCGTAATGAAA AAACAATGACGAAGGACGGCTTCATAAGGTACCTGATGTCCGACGAGAACGCGCCAGTTTTTCTCGACAGACTAGACGTTTACATGGACATGGACCAACCTCTCGCGCATTATTACATCAATTCGAGCCACAACACTTATCTGAGCGGACGTCAAATCGGCGGCAGGAGCAGCGTCGAGATGTATAGACAAGTTTTACTGGCTGGATGCAG GTGTGTCGAATTGGACTGCTGGGATGGCAAAGGGGAAGACGATGAGCCGATAATCACTCACGGCAAAGCCATGTGCACCGACATTCTATTCAAGGACGTCATATACGCAGTCAGAGACACGGCCTTCGTTACATCGGAATACCCACTGATTCTCAGCTTCGAAAATCATTGTAGCATTAAGCAGCAATACAAACTGGCCAAATACTGTGATGAAATCCTGGGTGATCTGTTGTTAAAGGAACCCCTGAAAGATTATCCT TTGGAGCCAGGAGTACCGCTGCCACCGCCCAGTTTGCTGAAACGCAAGATTCTTATTAAGAACAAGCGCCTAAAGCCCGAAGTCGAGAAGAAGGAATTAGAACTCTTCCTGGAAGGCCAATTCGTGGTCGAGGACGAAGTCAAGGAAGACGCCACCGCGCCGCCGTCGGTCGCCGCTGCTGTGGAACAGCAACCGGTAAAA GAGGAACTTCCTGAAGCCATAACGCCGTCGGGTATTCAACAGCAGACGTCTGGCACTGGTTCGGTCCTTGGAGAAAGTATAGAGTTGGCAACGGTTCAGAATTATGTTGGAAGCACTACTAACGTGCATCCATGGCTGTCCTCCATGGTCAATTACGCGCAACCAATAAAGATGGTCAGTTTTGACGAAGCCGAAG AGACGAACCTTTGTTACAATATGTCTTCCTTCTCGGAAACGACTGGCATGAGCTATTTGAAAACCTCTGCCATTGAATTCGTGAATTATAACAAGCGGCAGATGAGCCGGATTTATCCGAAAGGTACACGAGCCGACTCTTCCAACTATATGCCGCAG GTCTTCTGGAACGCTGGCTGCCAAATGGTGTCGCTGAACTTTCAAACCGCGGATCTGCCCATGCAATTGAATCAAGGCAAGTTCGAGTACAACGGATCTTCGGGCTATTTATTGAAGCCGGATTTCATGAGACGCGCTGATAGGAGTTTCGATCCTTTCGCCGAGAGCCCGGTGGATGGAGTGATCGCTACACAGTGCAGCGTTcag GTAATAGCTGGTCAGTTTTTATCCGACAAGAAAGTCGGAACGTACGTTGAAGTCGAAATGTATGGCCTACCAACCGACACAATACGCAAGGAATTTCGCACAAGAGTAGTCCCCGCCAACGGTTTGAACCCCGTTTACAATGAAGAGCCCTTCCTCTTCAGGAAAGTCGTCCTACCGGATTTGGCCGCCCTGAGATTTGCGGTATACGATGAATCAAACAACAAACTGTTGGGACAGAGAATTGTTCCTCTAGACGGTTTGCAGGCCGGATATCGGCACATCGCATTACGAACCGAGGCTAATTTTCCTATGTCTCTGCCTATGCTGTTTTGtaacattgatataaaaatttatgtgccAGATGGTTTTGAAG AATTTATGGATGCCTTGACGGCACCGAGAGCATTCAGGAAATCGGAAAGCATGTCGCAAAATAAAATGCGGGGTCTGGGAATCGAAGAGAGCGATAGCAAAAACAATACGGACAACAAAAACAACGTATCTCATCATCAAGAGGCAGCGAAGCCAAGAG AAGAAATGAAGTTCGATCCAATCACTCTGGAGACTCTGAGACAAGAAAAGGGTTATCAAAAAGTATTACGGAAACAGCAAAAAGAATTGGAGTCTTTGAAAAAGAGGCATCACAAGGAAAAACTGGCTGTCCAGAAGCAGCATTGCGTTGCAATAGAGAagatttttaaaggaaaaaa taAAGCGGAACTTTCGAGGGATCCGATCGTTCGTCGCGCCGTTTCCGAGCAGACGACCCAGTGGTCGCGTCTCGCCGACAGGCAGCGCCGGGAAGAACGCGATCTTGTCCGCGGGCATCTGGAAGAACGGCGAACGCAGCTGTGCAAATTGTGCATGGCCGCGCAGCTGGCGCAACAGAAACAGCAGGCCGCGCGTCACGACCGCGAGATGAAAGAGATGACCGGGCGGCAGGCGAGATTGTCAGTGGAAAGCGCGCGAGAA